A single genomic interval of Salvelinus namaycush isolate Seneca chromosome 41, SaNama_1.0, whole genome shotgun sequence harbors:
- the LOC120034364 gene encoding histone acetyltransferase KAT7-like — translation MPRRKRNAGSSSDGTEDSDFSADHEHTDRIETYGRTRRNTRLTRASLRLSQSSQDSSPAQISPAEVVTFSARRVTRSRSVQQGPPVTPKKYPLRQSRSSGSDTEQHVEDLKRAADQDESPPRTPTGNALSSESDIDVSSPNASHDESLAKELSLKDSGSDLSHRPKRRRFHESYNFNMKCPTPGCNSLGHLTGKHERHFSISGCPLFHNLSVDECKTRASSRDKQVEERTLSHRQDENRHATRHQDHRQSHGNNREPLLENITSDYDLELFRKAQARASEDLEKLQGQVAEGSNMIKTIVFGRYELDTWYHSPYPEEYARLGRLYMCEFCLKYMKSLTILRRHMAKCVWKHPPGDEIYRKGNISVFEVDGKKNKIYCQNLCLLAKLFLDHKTLYYDVEPFLFYVMTEADNTGCHLVGYFSKEKNSFLNYNVSCILTMPQYMRQGYGKMLIDFSYLLSKVEEKVGSPERPLSDLGLISYRSYWKEVLLRYLNQFQGKEISIKEISQETAVNPVDIVSTLQSLQMLKYWKGKHLVLKRQDLIDDWKAKETKRGSSKTIEPTALKWTPPKGT, via the exons ATGCCTCGGAGAAAG AGGAATGCTGGAAGCAGCTCCGACGGCACTGAAGATTCAGACTTCTCTGCTGACCATGAGCACACAGATAGAATCGAGACCTATGGGAGAACACGGAGGAACACGCGCCTCACCCGGGCATCGCTGCGACTCAGCCAAAGTTCACAAG ATTCCAGCCCTGCCCAGATCAGCCCAGCAGAGGTGGTGACCTTCTCTGCCCGACGAGTGACCCGTAGCCGTAGTGTGCAGCAAGGGCCGCCGGTCACCCCCAAGAAATACCCTCTGCGCCAGAGTCGCTCTTCGGGGTCGGACACGGAGCAGCATGTGGAGG ACCTGAAGCGAGCAGCAGACCAGGACGAGTCTCCGCCCCGCACCCCAACAGGGAATGCCCTCTCATCGGAGTCGGACATTGACGTGTCCAGCCCTAACGCCTCTCATGACGAGAGCCTGGCCAAGGAGCTGTCACTCAAAGACTCTGGCAGCGACCTCTCCCACAGGCCCAAGCGCCGCCGCTTCCACGAGAGCTACAACTTCAACATGAAGTGCCCCACACCAGGCTGCAACTCCCTGG GCCATTTGACAGGGAAACATGAGAGGCACTTCTCAATATCTGGCTGCCCTCTCTTCCACAACCTCTCTGTAGATGAATGCAAG ACGAGGGCCTCCTCTCGTGACAAACAGGTGGAGGAGCGGACGTTGTCCCACCGGCAGGATGAGAACAGACACGCTACCCGTCACCAG GATCACCGGCAGTCCCACGGCAACAACCGAGAGCCCCTCCTGGAGAACATCACAAGTGATTACGACCTGGAGCTCTTTCGAAAAGCCCAGGCACGTGCTTCGGAGGATCTT GAGAAGCTGCAGGGCCAGGTGGCGGAGGGCAGCAACATGATCAAGACCATTGTGTTTGGCCGCTACGAGCTGGACACCTGGTACCACTCGCCCTACCCCGAGGAGTACGCCCGCCTGGGACGCCTCTACATGTGTGAGTTCTGCCTCAAGTACATGAAGAGCCTGACCATCCTGCGCCGGCACATG GCCAAGTGTGTCTGGAAACACCCACCAGGGGATGAGATCTATCGAAAGGGAAACATCTCCGTCTTTGAGGTGGACGGTAAAAAGAACAAG ATCTACTGCCAAAACCTGTGCCTTCTGGCTAAGCTCTTCCTGGACCACAAGACCCTATACTACGACGTGGAGCCCTTCCTCTTCTACGTCATGACAGAGGCTGACAACACCGGCTGCCATCTTGTGGGCTACTTCTCAAAG GAGAAGAACTCGTTCCTGAACTACAATGTCTCCTGTATCCTCACCATGCCACAGTACATGAGGCAGGGCTACGGAAAGATGCTGATTGACTTCA GTTACCTACTGTCTAAGGTGGAGGAGAAGGTGGGCTCTCCAGAACGGCCCCTCTCAGACCTGGGCCTAATCAGCTACAGGTCCTACTGGAAGGAGGTGCTGCTGCGCTACCTCAACCAGTTCCAGGGGAAGGAGATCTCCATCAAGGAGATCAGCCAGGAGACAGCCGTCAACCCAGTGGACATCGTCAGCACCCTGCAGTCCCTCCAGATGCTCAAGTACTGGAAAGGGAAGCACCTGGTCTTGAAGAGACAG GACCTAATCGATGACTGGAAAGCCAAGGAGACCAAGCGTGGCAGCAGCAAGACTATTGAACCCACCGCCTTAAAGTGGACCCCACCTAAAGGAACATAG